From the Musa acuminata AAA Group cultivar baxijiao chromosome BXJ3-7, Cavendish_Baxijiao_AAA, whole genome shotgun sequence genome, one window contains:
- the LOC135643792 gene encoding pentatricopeptide repeat-containing protein At1g80880, mitochondrial-like — protein MALAVSISRPTPLLSAFLLRPLLSPFLLNPRRPLPLPSPSLPILFSSPTIFSISTYPILHPQISSLSSPSAATDPGTSDFDTDSVEPSAPFDESDLHGFLQLLTQAKSLSSSRKEALAFLRASSGVALNLGLVCKALWELRGDCELAFLAFRWAEECVADCRWAWHLMIWAMGKQRRFDLSWYLVRKMYKTSVLTQRAMVIMMERYVAADEARKAMKTFQVMERFKVNADLTAFYALLCALCKNKYVEEAEEFLLLNRKFFPLTAESFNIVLDGWCNVICDVVEAKRLWREMSNFCITPDGISYSHMICCFSKAGNLFDSLRLYDEMKKRGWIPNLVVYNSLIYVLTRESCLRDANNIFDKIIEAGLQPNVQTYNSMIYPLCEAQKLEEARMAMDDMMVKGIHPTIETYHAFVKEEDIEGTVKLLKRMKDASCGPNSYTFFLIINKFFRFGDSESSLKMWSEMKRYDVIPDASHYMAVVEGLVKHGWIPKALEFYKEMKSKGFSADPKLEKFFMSFISNSKNHWGTSGKEFIFPQNGRHGTCIRMKFG, from the exons ATGGCGCTAGCGGTGAGCATAAGCCGCCCAACACCCCTCCTCTCTGCCTTCCTTCTCCGCCCTCTCCTCTCTCCCTTCCTCCTCAATCCCCGccgtcctctccctcttccctctccttctcttccgatCCTATTTTCTTCTCCCACTATCTTCTCAATCTCCACTTATCCTATTCTTCACCCACAAATCTCATCGCTCTCCTCCCCTTCCGCAGCCACCGACCCTGGCACCAGCGACTTCGACACTGATTCTGTCGAGCCCTCTGCTCCCTTCGATGAGTCCGACCTCCATGGCTTTCTCCAGCTCCTCACCCAAGCCAAATCCTTGTCCTCATCTCGTAAAGAGGCCCTGGCCTTCCTGCGGGCCTCCTCGGGTGTCGCGCTCAACCTGGGTTTGGTCTGCAAGGCCCTCTGGGAGCTGAGGGGGGACTGCGAGTTGGCCTTCCTCGCTTTCCGATGGGCGGAGGAGTGCGTCGCGGATTGTCGGTGGGCGTGGCATCTCATGATTTGGGCGATGGGCAAGCAACGGCGATTTGATTTGTCCTGGTACCTGGTGCGTAAGATGTACAAGACGTCGGTTCTCACGCAGCGGGCGATGGTGATCATGATGGAAAG GTATGTAGCTGCAGATGAAGCTAGGAAAGCAATGAAAACTTTTCAGGTCATGGAAAGgttcaaagtaaatgcagatTTAACAGCATTTTATGCCCTTCTTTGTGCGCTTTGCAAGAACAAGTATGTTGAAGAGGCTGAGGAGTTCCTCCTTCTAAATCGGAAGTTTTTCCCCCTTACAGCTGAAAGCTTCAACATAGTGCTAGATGGATGGTGTAATGTCATCTGTGATGTGGTTGAAGCAAAGAGACTGTGGAGAGAAATGTCAAATTTCTGCATCACCCCAGATGGCATTTCTTATTCTCATATGATCTGTTGTTTCTCAAAAGCTGGCAACCTATTTGATTCTCTAAGACTTTATGATGAAATGAAGAAGAGGGGTTGGATTCCTAACCTTGTGGTCTACAATTCTCTTATTTATGTACTAACCAGAGAAAGTTGCTTGAGGGATGCAAACaatatttttgataaaataataGAAGCAGGCTTGCAACCAAATGTACAAACATACAAttctatgatatacccattatgcGAAGCACAGAAGCTGGAGGAAGCACGAATGGCAATGGATGACATGATGGTGAAGGGAATTCATCCAACTATTGAGACATACCATGCTTTTGTTAAGGAGGAAGACATTGAAGGAACCGTGAAGCTTCTTAAAAGAATGAAGGATGCTAGTTGTGGTCCTAACAGCTACACTTTTTTCCTGATAATAAATAAGTTCTTCAGATTTGGTGATTCTGAAAGCTCACTAAAAATGTGGAGTGAGATGAAGAGGTATGATGTCATTCCTGATGCTTCACATTATATGGCTGTTGTAGAAGGTTTGGTAAAGCATGGATGGATCCCAAAAGCTCTGGAATTCTATAAAGAAATGAAATCCAAGGGATTTTCTGCTGATCCTAAGCTCGAGAAGTTTTTCATGTCCTTCATATCAAACAGCAAAAACCACTGGGGAACGAGTGGCAAGGAATTCATCTTTCCACAAAATGGCAGACATGGCACTTGCATAAGAATGAAATTTGGATAA